From Petrotoga sp. 9PW.55.5.1, the proteins below share one genomic window:
- a CDS encoding PHP domain-containing protein: MKVDFHVHSTGSDGTNTPFEIIHLALNAGIKFLSITDHDTLDGVKMIQEGKSFNEINFIVGVEISAEFPSTLHLLGYGFDLQNEKLNSVLNQLQECRKKRNFLMIENMQRLGFQITLQELNEEAKGDLIGRPHFASLMLKKRYVNSKQEAFDKYLKKGAPLYLDKKRLNPNDAISLIKEARGVVVLAHPYQTNLDEKELEELVKKLKNYGLDGIEAYYSKHTQKMTEKYQKLAKKYDLVTTAGSDYHGDNKKDIKLGIEIKEEEIRPFLDILRRF, translated from the coding sequence TTGAAGGTTGATTTTCATGTACACTCAACAGGATCAGACGGAACAAATACACCTTTTGAAATAATTCATTTAGCTTTAAATGCAGGAATTAAATTTCTTTCTATAACCGATCATGATACTTTAGACGGAGTAAAAATGATCCAAGAAGGCAAAAGTTTTAACGAAATAAATTTTATTGTGGGAGTAGAAATAAGCGCTGAGTTTCCAAGCACCTTGCATTTATTAGGATACGGTTTTGACTTACAGAATGAAAAATTAAACTCGGTTTTAAATCAATTACAAGAATGTCGAAAAAAAAGAAACTTTCTAATGATTGAAAATATGCAAAGATTAGGATTTCAAATAACTTTGCAAGAGTTAAATGAAGAAGCTAAAGGGGATCTTATAGGTAGACCACACTTTGCAAGTTTGATGTTAAAAAAACGCTATGTAAATAGTAAACAAGAAGCATTCGATAAGTATTTAAAAAAAGGTGCCCCACTTTATTTAGATAAAAAAAGGCTTAATCCAAATGATGCAATTTCTTTAATAAAAGAGGCACGTGGGGTAGTAGTTTTAGCTCATCCATATCAAACTAACTTAGACGAAAAAGAATTAGAAGAATTAGTGAAAAAACTAAAAAATTATGGTTTAGATGGCATTGAAGCATATTATTCAAAACATACTCAAAAAATGACTGAAAAGTACCAAAAGCTTGCTAAAAAATATGATTTGGTGACTACAGCGGGATCAGACTACCATGGGGATAATAAAAAGGATATAAAATTGGGAATAGAGATAAAAGAAGAAGAAATTAGACCATTTTTAGATATTTTAAGGCGGTTTTAA